TTTCGGATCAATGAATTTATATTCAGCATAAGGTAATGGATATGTCATCATACAATAGCTGTATAAAGCTGTACAGTCAAAATAGCCTATTTTCTCAGTATCAGTAGCTTTTACATATCTACGACCGATCTGACAGATTCCACCAGCTATCCCCGattcaacaaaatcaaatatttcatcgTCTGAAATCAACTCTATTTCTATCTTCGttaattttgtcattaaaTTGATGGACAAATGGCTAATTGTGTAGAAGTgacataaatcaattttgaatttttcatagaTAATCGAGCGGAAGAATAAAAGAACATCAAGCATAATTAGTACGTCTTTTTTTAGATACACAGAGCAATAGTCACGCATTGTTGTACACTTGAATGCTTTCCAATGTGACTTGGCAACCTCGTAATCCGCAAAAGACAAAGATTCCATGCTtaaatcattataaaaatgtttgatagcAGGCAAATTTGGATAGTTCAATTGCTCCAAATCAGTCAAGAATTTATATGGAAAAATGCCTTTCCCCGTAACATGCTCGTGAACATCAACAggaaaatttctctttgtttCTATGAATGATTGATTCGGAAGCGCAGAGGCCAATGAATCCAATGAttcactgaaaaatttatataaatctaAGAAACGTACTTCAACACCATTCATAATAATCGAAAATGAAATGTATCGCTCACGTGTGGATGGTATTACATTTACTCTGAAATTTCTTCTCAAAAACATCAAAACCAAGAAATGACCATCATAATTACAGTTATTGTGAATGTATACAGGTAAGAAATGAATTcttttcatgtttaaattacATCTGGAGCAACACGCACCATTGCGTACATTATTTTGTGACAAACAGTGATCGTGTTCTCTGCACTTAACATTAACATCATCAAAAGCAATACcacaaaaatagcaattagTCATAGCATCAAATTCAATCTGCTGACTTTCGCTCATATGTATCGGAAATTCTCTCTGCAACacctttttaattggtttcgtgattttgtcaaaatatctGATAATCTCATTTTCGAGTTGCTGCTCGTTAGACATGTGATGGTAATAACCAAGGGGCACATCTGGAACTTCTTCCCGATCATATATTGAATGTAAAAAAGCTCCAAAGGCAAAAGGAAGGTGATGTTCAGTCACGACTGAAGAACTTGTTTCTGGTTCTCTATGAGTTGTGTGGACAGGAACCAATAATGCCTCCATGTCAAATGCCACCAGAAATGGACATCGAACAGCAGagctatatttttcaaatttgaacacGGAAGCTtgttttggcattttaataCGTGTGTATTTCCCAGTTGGACATCGAATTTCGTGAtcagttaattttgattgcgtatcaaaattcatcaaacatCTAACGCAAATAAACATCTTGTGTTGTCTTTTATTGACCATGTTAGAAACAAGACGACTAAGGTCGGATATCAATGTCCAGTGTGCACTTTCCCCCCTGACTATGAACAAAAGGTTAAAATGATATTGCTTCTTTTCGAATGAAGTCCTTACAGGAAAAACTTGACATTTCTCATCCAacgtaaaaatattgatcGAAACGTGAGAGTTTTTCcgtagaaaatttttaacttcctTTACCGAGACAGGAAACTCGATGTTCCAGTTAAATAAATGCTGCAACCCAGCTTCAGCAGCAACGTTTACACGACCATATCGTGTTTTGTACAAAGATGCGAGAATACAATGTTTGAAACACTCTACAcaagttttttgtttgcatctGAGGTTGATGACAGCTCTtttgaatgcaatttttgtagGTAATGTTAGGTATGAACTACCAGGAACAAATCTATATTTACTAACTCTAATCTCTAAGCACTTGACACGAGCAAAAGTAAACCCACTTCCTTTAAATGTGTAAAGTTCGCTCTCTTCAATCATCTTTGCAAAGTGTCTTTCCACATTTTGTGTAATATCGTTAACGTTAAAGAGAGCAGAATTTGCTGATTTGAAATTAGCATCCTTGGTTACATCTAGCGGATTATTGTAAACGCAAACCATAAACAAGTTgaatttaatagatttttgAAGAATTAACTCTGCTTCTAATATTTTAGCAACTCTTTCACTGTTTGTTGAGAGAAACGATTCGATTgagatttgtttttctttattttgaatgagATAGTCCGTAAAGTTTCCaccaaatattgattttccaacGAAAATGTTATCAGAGTTCAATTTGTAGCTCAGGTTTCTTCTGcgaatcaaaatttcttcacTAGGAAGATCGATCACGCTATCACCATCGATGATGTTTCTTCCACTGCTGGGAAGATCGATGTTGATTGCATCAACACTCTCTTCACCACCGGCCTGCATCTCATATGCGTGGTTTCTTCTTGCGAGTAGCTCCTGAAGCGGTATTTATCCCATCGGACGATCTCCCACTCCTTGTTGGAAGATTGGGTGGGTCCTCTGATGCTCTACGCAGATTGTCGGGTCCGCCaaccttgaaaaataaaaataaacacaaatttaacataaatccttgaatattaaataaatcctcGAGTATTACCTGTGTTTCATGGTGTAGCAGGTTTCCGGGTCCAGGTaccttgaaacaaaaaaaaactagtaTGAGtaatcatttataaaaatcgcTTGATATAAACTACAGCTTCCTGGTGAGCACTGGGTCCACCAaccttgaaacaaaaaaagagtatgagaaacatttaaaaactgGTTTGATATGAAATACCACTTCCTGGTGAGCACTAGGTTCAGCAaccttgaaacaaaaaataaccagTATGAGTAacagattaaaaatcttttgataTAAACTACCATTTCTTGGTGAGCACTGGGTCCAGCAaccttgaaacaaaaaataaatagtatgaataacatttaaaaaactggtTTGATATAAACTACCACTTCCTGGTGAGCACTAGGTGCAGCAaccttgaaacaaaaaataaatagtgtgagtaacatttaaaaaaaatcgcatgataaaaaattaccgCTTCCTGGTGAGCACTGGATCCAGCAAcctagaaacaaaaaatagtgtGAGTAATCACTTACAATTATCACTTGATATAAACTACCGTTTCCTGTTGAGCGCTAGGTCCGGCAgtcttgaaacaaaaaaaatattatgagtAATCAACATAAGAGATCATTTCCTTGGAATAACCACCGCTTCTTGGTATGCACCAGTTCTGACCACCttgtaaaaagaaattagtgttatttgtaaaatcattgaaaaaagtTACCTCAACTCGACGTCGTGGATCACGTGATTCGAAAacctaaacaaaaaattataattagtgtcaattataaaattcagtgTAAACAATACCAATGCTTCGTTTGAAGAATCAGAATCCAAatccttgaaaaaaaaaacagttaaggtgaataaattgaaaaagtaacTTACCACAACCAGATCTTCTTCTGATCGACTGAGttgctgcaaaatatttaccattACTTAAACCATtacattatattaaaataaaatacatacacgTCTGCTTCTTTCGAAGAGCTCCAATTCAACAGCTGCCAGATCATCGTTGAAGAGATCATCCAAGTCATCCTCAAGAGAGACTTCCTCAACATCGAGAACTGCTCGCGGACCGGTCGTGTCAATGTAGCGGAAGTAATTCGTGTACGCCAACATCGCATTCCTTTGCATCGTGTAGCGAGCTATCGGATTGAATTGATAGCTCTGTGTCACAGTGCTCATGTGTCGCTCAAACACGTTCATCTGCCCAGTCGAGGTAGAGACGATATCGCTGTGCGCTCGAATGTTCAGCTGGTGATGCACTTGTTGTCCCACTCGCAATTGAATGGAGTTGAGGGTCCTGGCACTATTCACAGTGATCTCGACAGGGTTGAATCGCGCCAAATTCAAGTGACCAAAATCACAGTGGCTCTGCGCATTCGGGGACATGTTCTGATGAAAGAGTCTTCTGcgctctgaaaatttaattagtatcacattttttaaaccgaataattttttaccttccAACAGCTGCTCCATGCTAGAAGCTCTAGGATCTGAGCAAATTTGTCTCAGATGACGCATTAGGCGCTGTCCAACTTCCTCACGGTCGACACGGAAACCAGCAGCATTAGTTTCCAGAACTATCAGAGAATTGTCGACGACAGATTCTTCAGGTTCAGGCACTGAAAGAAAGTTAATTAatgtaacaattaaaattatttaatagtaAATTTACCAATTGCTAAACTGGCTGGGAGAAGGAAGCACTGGTTGGGAGTGGCGAATGCTCTACAAAGCATACATCTCCCAACATACCCGGTATGAAGACACTCAAGACACGCCGGATGTCCACAGTGGATGACAGCGGAAGCACTATTCACAAGACAGATGCAGCAGATCGATGAGAAGCTCAATCTATCCCGAGGCACTGCTATCTCCCAATCGTGTTCAGCTCTGCTCATCATACTGTGCATGCTCACGTCACGTCGAAAATGGAACCTTGCGTGAATTTCAGAACAGTCTGGACTGATAGCAACATGCATCTGCGCTATCCTCCGTGgatctggaaaaatatttggagaaaatttgtaaaaaaatttaaaaaaaatggaaaattgtaaaaaataaaaaaataaagaaagaggatttaaagaaaaaaagagaaaaaggattaaagagaaagaaaggaaagaattaaaatgaacaatacagaaaaataatagagATACTAAAAagagcaatttgaaaaaagtaaagaaagagaaaaatgaaaaaagaaaagaaaaaaaataaaaataaataaagtaaagaaaagaagaaaggaaataaataaaaatgaacaatacAGAAAAGAAATAGAgataataaaaagagcaatctgaaaaaagtaaagaacaaaaagttttaaataaataaagtaaagaaaattaaaaattaagagaaataGAGTTAACAGaagaaacaagaaaaagaatgaaaagaaataaagtatagaatagaaaaattaaaaaaaaggaaaagcagaAGACcagaaaagaattaaatggaaaaattaaagaaatgaatAATCTTACCAAAACACGACAGGAACTTGTTGCAGCAGTGGAATATTATTCCCGCTACATCGAAGGATGTGACGTATGGCACCCCACCAGCTCGATAAATCGCAATAGCAGCGCTGCTGCTGAGTCCGAGCGATCGAAAACCCTCAAATACCAAAGCCGCGAGACCACGATTGTTTCTCCGGTCTCGCAGTTCTTGATTGACCAACCCGATGAATCCGGGAAGGtttatctggaaaaaaattaataaacaatctgcaaaaaaagaattgacattttaaaaattttcatcacaCTTCAATACTCTGCAACAATTGCAAGAACCACTCCAGTTTGTATATAAGGATTCGAAACAATCGACTTTGACTCAGTCGTGAtcgacaaaaaaaaatgtttttccaaTTCAACCATCCAACCACGATACTAATTAATGGCAACTCTGGTTGTGGAAAGACCTACCTAACACTATCAATCCTGTCAAAcacagataaatattttgacaaggAAATACATGAGATATTGTATTATTACCATTTGTACAATCCTTGTTTCTccgattttccaaaaattaaatttattcaaggaTTACCACAAACGCTGCCTGATGACAACTTGGATCGGATTTTGGTTTTGGATGATAGTCACGAAGCTGGAATCAGTTTAGCTGCCAGTATGTTTGTTCGAGATTCCCATCACAGATCAATAACTTGTATATATATgctgcaatatttatttctaaactcAAAACTAAGAATAGTTAGTTTAAACGCAAAACATATCATATGCTTCAAGAATCAGAGAGATGGAATGAGTTTTAACTCACTGGCCAGACAACTACCCTACAACACACAGTTCATCCAAAGCCTATATAAGGAGGCAACTAAATCAAGATATGGATATTTGGCTTTAAATCTAACCAACGATTGTCCTAATCATTTGAGATTCAGTACGAATATAACTGCTGAATACCCAACATATTTCATCGAAGCGGAAAGTTACTATGGGTTgccaattgaaattaatgaagtccttgaataaaatcttaaacatGTCCTCTGAGGAAAGACGAGAATTAATATCTCAcgtggataaaaatttaataagggCTTTGTGTGAAATCTTGTACAATAtcagattgaaaaatatagatttaacTCAGTCCGAATCCAGCTTGATAAGGGAAAAcaccaaaatttgcaaacgcTTGCTTCGCAGAGGTGTTTCTTGCTCCAAGAGAAAAGAGTTGTTGTCGAGATTAGACGATaaagtgttaaatttgttgaaaaagaagataaaatatgtcatttaaaaaactatatCTTATAGACGAACCGAGTTTAGAGCTGTTTAAGCAGTGTAAAGAAACTGAGCTGCATAAAGAAACTGAGCAGCGTAAAGAAAATTAGCAGCGTAAAGAAACTGAGCAGCGTGATGAACCGAAATTGATAGATTATGAAACATTTTACAATGCTTTCATGACCGATCATTCACCGGCAGAGCCGACAACAGAGCCGACAACAGAGTCGACAACAGAGTTGACAACAGAGTTGACGGCAAAGCCGACAACAGAGTTGACAACAGAGTTGACAACAGAGTTGACAACAGAGTTGACAACAGAGTCGACAGCAAAGCCGACAACAGAGTTGACAACAGAGTCGACAACAGAGTTGATGGCAAAGCCGACAACAAAGTCGACAACAGAGTTGACGGCAAAGCCGACGGCAAAGCCGACAAAAAAGTTGACAACAGAGTTGACGGCAAAGCCGACACCGGAGTCGATAACAAAGCCGGCGGAGTCGATATCAAAGCCGGCGGAGTCGATAACAAAGCCGGCGGTAACAGAGTTGGCAAAAGAGTTGAAACCGAACTCGATCACCGCCGGAGAGGGCCCCCCGCCCACGGAGCCGCAAACACACAGACCGCTAACCCGTCAGCAAACACAACAGCAAGTTAAAGCCGATATTGTGAAACGACTTGATAAACTACCGGTCGGGTTGAGAGAACGGGCAAAAAAAGTGTACAAATCGATTCAACtgtctggaaaatttaaattaaagggatcggccatttattttaataaaaagcgaaTCGGAGACGATTTGTACTCTCACATTTTACACTATATAAACCCCGAAGGTAAACTGATAGCCGACGATAAAGTATTCAAAGCAGCACTGCGTGACATCTCTCCAAAAAAGTGGGATAAACTCGACTTTTGAACATGGAGAACGAATTGAAAGAGAGCTACTACGATTTAAAATCTCCGTCAGCCTATACGAGCAAGACCcgattaattaaacaatttaaaaataaatacgacAAACGAGATATAGTAGATTGGGCTAGCGGACAAGACAACATAACAAAGTTCGCGTTGagagttgcaaaatttaaaggaaatcCTATGTTTGCGTGGCGCTTGGACGCGGTGTGGAACATGGACTTGATGGACGTTCAAAAACTTCAGAGGGAAAACAAGGGATTTAGATACATTTCCGTAGCCGTCGACGTTCTCAGTCGTTACTCTTACGTGTTTCCCTTAAAGTCAAAATCAGCGACGGATGTTTTTGACGGATTATCAAAACTATTTAAACGAGCCAAGCCGACATTCGGACTTTATGTCGATGCGGGTGCAGagtacaataataaaaaggttaAGGATTTGTTAGAGTCGCTGAACATTAAGCTCATGATCGCTaggaatgaagaaaaaaaagcTTCGATATCTGAAGCaagaatcaaattaattaaaaatcgattgtataaatatatgaatCATAAAGACACCAACGTATGGTATAACGTTATAGATAAGATAAACGACGGTATCAATTCGCCTTacaatagaaatattaaaatgactCCTGCTCAAGTGCGagaatcaaaacaatttcaaaaagatGCGTTTCTCAATTTATATTCCggttatttaatgaaaaccgCAGAGAAACCGGTATACAACATTGGCGAAAAGATGAGATTGCCTTATTATAAAAAGGTCTTCCAAAAGAAGTATCAGCAGGGGTGGACAGATGAGCTATTTCACCTTTATAAAGTGTTAcctaaaaaatatcctttatATAGAGTTGAAGACTCTGACGGCGAGCACATACTAGGCTCATTCGCAAAGCAAGAGCTCGAGCCCGTACGATGATACTGATCGCGAAATCCGATTCTTTCACAAACACTTATCCGAATACACACAAGAAATTTACTC
The nucleotide sequence above comes from Cloeon dipterum chromosome X, ieCloDipt1.1, whole genome shotgun sequence. Encoded proteins:
- the LOC135945109 gene encoding uncharacterized protein LOC135945109; amino-acid sequence: MSACGLCVCGSVGGGPSPAVIEFGFNSFANSVTAGFVIDSAGFDIDSAGFVIDSGVGFAVNSVVNFFVGFAVGFAVNSVVDFVVGFAINSVVDSVVNSVVGFAVDSVVNSVVNSVVNSVVNSVVGFAVNSVVNSVVDSVVGSVVGSADPRRIAQMHVAISPDCSEIHARFHFRRDVSMHSMMSRAEHDWEIAVPRDRLSFSSICCICLVNSASAVIHCGHPACLECLHTGYVGRCMLCRAFATPNQCFLLPASLAIVPEPEESVVDNSLIVLETNAAGFRVDREEVGQRLMRHLRQICSDPRASSMEQLLEERRRLFHQNMSPNAQSHCDFGHLNLARFNPVEITVNSARTLNSIQLRVGQQVHHQLNIRAHSDIVSTSTGQMNVFERHMSTVTQSYQFNPIARYTMQRNAMLAYTNYFRYIDTTGPRAVLDVEEVSLEDDLDDLFNDDLAAVELELFERSRRQLSRSEEDLVVDLDSDSSNEALVLFSNHVIHDVELRLPDLALNRKRLLDPVLTRKRLLHLVLTRKWLLDPVLTKKWLLNLVLTRKWLVDPVLTRKLYLDPETCYTMKHRLADPTICVEHQRTHPIFQQGVGDRPMG